The Cydia amplana chromosome 11, ilCydAmpl1.1, whole genome shotgun sequence genome includes a region encoding these proteins:
- the LOC134651967 gene encoding protein trapped in endoderm-1 isoform X2, translating into MDLDNLTVVVNSTATISYPREATILAAVCACIFSVVGVVGNFVTTVALLMHPKLRTHVTTMFVLSLCVSDLMFCAINLPLTARRFIRADWGLGEQLCQMFAFVFYGNEAVSLLSMVAITINRYTLIAYYDMYASIYTTAKIWVQLLLIWLVSFGLMVPPLLGIWGTLGLDKKTFSCTILSDEAGHSPKKYLFVFGFALPCLVIIVSYSCIYWRVRESKRKLEGRSKLSGQTAKEKEEDSRLTTLMLTIFLCFLACFLPLMIMNVADDSIQYPWLHIIASILAWASSVINPLIYAATNRQYRAAYGNLLKFCKTNPVMRRTTLGSRTVGHSSNSPHYVEKRNPTRL; encoded by the exons ATGGATCTGGATAATCTGACTGTGGTAGTGAACTCGACGGCGACGATCTCTTATCCGAGAGAGGCGACCATATTGGCGGCCGTGTGTGCGTGTATCTTCAGCGTGGTGGGGGTTGTTG GCAACTTCGTCACAACCGTGGCCCTCCTCATGCACCCTAAACTCCGGACCCACGTCACGACCATGTTCGTGCTCTCCCTCTGCGTGTCAGATCTGATGTTCTGCGCAATAAACCTACCACTGACTGCGCGGAGGTTTATACGAGCAGATTGGGGGTTGGGCGAGCAGCTGTGTCAGATGTTCGCTTTCGTGTTCTACGGGAATGAGGCAGTTTCTTTGCTCTCAATGGTGGCTATCACCATCAACAG ATACACTCTGATCGCGTACTACGACATGTACGCCTCAATCTACACCACCGCCAAGATCTGGGTGCAGTTACTACTCATCTGGCTCGTGTCCTTCGGTCTCATG gtCCCCCCACTGCTGGGCATCTGGGGCACACTGGGGCTCGACAAAAAAACCTTCTCCTGCACAATTCTCTCCGACGAGGCCGGACACTCTCCTAAAAAGTACCTGTTTGTCTTTGGTTTCGCGCTGCCGTGTCTGGTGATCATTGTGTCCTACTCTTGCATATACTGGCGAGTGCGGGAGAGCAAGAGAAAGCTGGAGGGCCGCAG CAAGCTCAGCGGCCAAACAGCAAAAGAAAAAGAAGAGGACTCCCGCCTAACAACTCTCATGCTGACCATCTTCCTCTGTTTCCTGGCCTGCTTCCTCCCATTAATGATCATGAATGTAGCAGACGACAGCATACAGTACCCATGGCTTCATATAATAGCCTCCATTCTCGCCTGGGCGTCGAGTGTGATCAACCCTTTAATATACGCAGCGACCAATAGACAATATAGAGCGGCGTACGGTAACCTTTTAAAGTTTTGCAAGACCAATCCGGTCATGCGGAGAACGACTTTGGGAAGTCGAACGGTCGGGCATTCGTCTAATTCGCCGCATTATGTGGAGAAGAGAAATCCGACGAGGTTATGA
- the LOC134651967 gene encoding protein trapped in endoderm-1 isoform X1 — protein sequence MDLDNLTVVVNSTATISYPREATILAAVCACIFSVVGVVGNFVTTVALLMHPKLRTHVTTMFVLSLCVSDLMFCAINLPLTARRFIRADWGLGEQLCQMFAFVFYGNEAVSLLSMVAITINRYTLIAYYDMYASIYTTAKIWVQLLLIWLVSFGLMVPPLLGIWGTLGLDKKTFSCTILSDEAGHSPKKYLFVFGFALPCLVIIVSYSCIYWRVRESKRKLEGRRCVCGKLSGQTAKEKEEDSRLTTLMLTIFLCFLACFLPLMIMNVADDSIQYPWLHIIASILAWASSVINPLIYAATNRQYRAAYGNLLKFCKTNPVMRRTTLGSRTVGHSSNSPHYVEKRNPTRL from the exons ATGGATCTGGATAATCTGACTGTGGTAGTGAACTCGACGGCGACGATCTCTTATCCGAGAGAGGCGACCATATTGGCGGCCGTGTGTGCGTGTATCTTCAGCGTGGTGGGGGTTGTTG GCAACTTCGTCACAACCGTGGCCCTCCTCATGCACCCTAAACTCCGGACCCACGTCACGACCATGTTCGTGCTCTCCCTCTGCGTGTCAGATCTGATGTTCTGCGCAATAAACCTACCACTGACTGCGCGGAGGTTTATACGAGCAGATTGGGGGTTGGGCGAGCAGCTGTGTCAGATGTTCGCTTTCGTGTTCTACGGGAATGAGGCAGTTTCTTTGCTCTCAATGGTGGCTATCACCATCAACAG ATACACTCTGATCGCGTACTACGACATGTACGCCTCAATCTACACCACCGCCAAGATCTGGGTGCAGTTACTACTCATCTGGCTCGTGTCCTTCGGTCTCATG gtCCCCCCACTGCTGGGCATCTGGGGCACACTGGGGCTCGACAAAAAAACCTTCTCCTGCACAATTCTCTCCGACGAGGCCGGACACTCTCCTAAAAAGTACCTGTTTGTCTTTGGTTTCGCGCTGCCGTGTCTGGTGATCATTGTGTCCTACTCTTGCATATACTGGCGAGTGCGGGAGAGCAAGAGAAAGCTGGAGGGCCGCAGGTGTGTATGTGG CAAGCTCAGCGGCCAAACAGCAAAAGAAAAAGAAGAGGACTCCCGCCTAACAACTCTCATGCTGACCATCTTCCTCTGTTTCCTGGCCTGCTTCCTCCCATTAATGATCATGAATGTAGCAGACGACAGCATACAGTACCCATGGCTTCATATAATAGCCTCCATTCTCGCCTGGGCGTCGAGTGTGATCAACCCTTTAATATACGCAGCGACCAATAGACAATATAGAGCGGCGTACGGTAACCTTTTAAAGTTTTGCAAGACCAATCCGGTCATGCGGAGAACGACTTTGGGAAGTCGAACGGTCGGGCATTCGTCTAATTCGCCGCATTATGTGGAGAAGAGAAATCCGACGAGGTTATGA